The Thermogemmatispora onikobensis genome has a segment encoding these proteins:
- a CDS encoding MmgE/PrpD family protein codes for MSATQALARFCASLEGTALPERVRARVRDLLLDHLAVALGGARLPSTEAAYQLLVTMGVVQASRAGLSPDRPGATLLGRGERAEAAWAALVNGVAAHGLEMDDVENRSSLHPGVAIFPAALALAEQLAAPINDVYAAVVAGYEITLRLGAALNPASAYSRGFHPTALCGTFGAAAASARLLGLSAEQIAQALGIAGSMAAGSLAYLDDGAWTKRLHPGWSAHAGITAARLAAAGFRGPQEIFSGRYGFLHAYSDAGLPEELRPPASAEDFAILRVSLKPYACCRYMHGPIDCLLAIRRQHAPDPHHIRCVRCGVLSAGRGLIADPIEAKRRPGNVVDAQFSMPFGAAVALITGQAGLSVFSETWLQRPEIRDLMQRVDCESDPALDRYYPAEWRATASVEMDDGQVFRASVRYPLGDPENPLSEEQLADRFHELAAAAIEEPDRRESLISHIRQLDRLAHFSWSNLL; via the coding sequence ATGAGCGCAACGCAAGCGCTGGCACGCTTCTGCGCCTCCCTGGAAGGAACGGCCCTGCCCGAGCGAGTGCGCGCCAGAGTTCGCGATCTCTTGCTCGACCATCTGGCTGTCGCACTAGGCGGCGCACGGCTCCCATCCACTGAGGCAGCCTATCAACTGCTGGTGACGATGGGAGTCGTGCAGGCCTCGCGGGCCGGCCTATCGCCTGACAGACCTGGGGCCACCCTGCTAGGACGTGGTGAGCGCGCCGAAGCTGCCTGGGCCGCCCTGGTCAACGGTGTGGCCGCCCACGGCCTGGAGATGGACGACGTCGAGAACCGCTCGTCGCTGCATCCGGGTGTGGCGATCTTTCCCGCGGCACTGGCCCTGGCCGAACAGCTGGCCGCCCCTATCAACGATGTCTACGCCGCCGTCGTGGCCGGCTATGAGATCACGCTGCGCCTCGGCGCCGCCCTCAATCCCGCCTCAGCCTACTCCCGCGGCTTCCATCCAACCGCTCTCTGCGGCACCTTCGGCGCCGCCGCCGCCAGCGCCCGCTTGCTGGGTCTCTCAGCAGAACAGATAGCGCAAGCCCTGGGCATTGCCGGCAGCATGGCCGCTGGCTCGTTAGCCTACCTCGATGACGGGGCCTGGACCAAACGCCTGCACCCCGGCTGGAGCGCCCACGCCGGCATCACCGCTGCGCGCCTGGCCGCCGCTGGTTTTCGTGGGCCGCAGGAGATTTTCAGTGGACGCTATGGCTTCCTGCATGCCTACTCTGACGCCGGCTTGCCAGAGGAGCTGCGGCCACCCGCCAGCGCAGAGGACTTCGCTATTCTGCGCGTCTCGCTCAAGCCTTACGCCTGCTGTCGCTATATGCATGGCCCCATCGATTGTCTGCTGGCCATTCGCCGCCAACACGCTCCTGACCCGCATCATATCCGCTGCGTACGCTGCGGCGTGCTGAGCGCCGGGCGTGGCCTGATCGCCGATCCCATCGAGGCCAAGCGGCGGCCAGGCAACGTTGTCGACGCCCAGTTCAGCATGCCCTTCGGGGCCGCCGTAGCCCTGATCACGGGCCAGGCCGGCCTGAGCGTCTTCAGCGAAACCTGGCTGCAGCGCCCTGAGATCCGCGACCTGATGCAGCGTGTCGATTGCGAGAGCGATCCCGCACTGGACCGCTACTACCCTGCTGAGTGGCGCGCCACGGCCAGCGTGGAGATGGACGATGGCCAGGTTTTCCGCGCCAGCGTACGCTATCCGCTCGGCGATCCCGAAAACCCCTTGAGCGAGGAACAACTGGCCGACCGCTTCCATGAGCTGGCCGCCGCCGCCATTGAGGAGCCAGACAGGCGCGAGTCTCTCATCAGCCACATTCGCCAACTCGATCGGCTAGCACACTTTTCATGGTCCAACCTGCTTTAG
- a CDS encoding ArsR/SmtB family transcription factor, translating to MCARKAEGPSSDEPLEELPEDVEAFIDHFLGTMCDPSRRQILALLAAPAVEHERPVEMRSGEIARALGLAHATVSGHLRQLARTGLLGSRRSGNEVYYSVRNHLLVRAFHDLVEALYKEHQERFKGKQESPESDRSA from the coding sequence ATGTGTGCTCGTAAAGCCGAGGGGCCGTCGTCTGACGAACCTTTGGAGGAACTACCTGAAGACGTCGAAGCCTTCATTGATCACTTTCTCGGCACGATGTGTGACCCCAGTCGTCGGCAGATCCTGGCCTTGCTGGCCGCGCCCGCTGTTGAGCATGAGAGGCCGGTGGAGATGCGTTCGGGGGAGATCGCGCGGGCGCTGGGGTTAGCCCATGCCACCGTCTCTGGCCATCTCCGTCAGCTAGCGCGTACGGGACTGCTCGGCTCGCGGCGCAGTGGTAACGAGGTCTACTATAGCGTGCGCAATCACTTGCTAGTGCGGGCCTTTCACGATCTTGTTGAGGCTCTTTACAAAGAGCATCAGGAGCGCTTCAAAGGGAAGCAGGAGTCGCCTGAAAGCGATAGGAGTGCGTGA
- a CDS encoding phosphotransferase family protein: MTTLPPLIDEEKLRRYLAEQLPGEDLPLQIERIRGGHSNETFYITRGNQQWVLRRPPRGPLLPTAHDVLREYRVLKALNTSPVPTPRVLLACEDTSVIGAPFYLMERVHGYIIRDTLPPYASDEAGRHAISRALIDALVELHSVDWQAVGLGDFGRPSGYLERQLRRWIGQLERSRQRPLPELDMVTEWLKAHLPVSGPSTIVHGDYRLDNVMYAEREPRVVAIFDWEMATIGDPLADLGYLLSFWREPGDPPPALDTETWRVMEQPGFMTRAELKEYYAERSGRSVREMDFYEALAIWKLAILLEGSYARYRAGTTDDPFFEQLEAGIPALARRALEVCHRSSSGGR; encoded by the coding sequence ATGACCACACTCCCCCCTCTCATAGACGAGGAGAAACTCCGCCGTTACCTGGCCGAGCAGCTGCCGGGCGAGGACCTGCCCTTGCAGATCGAGCGTATCCGTGGGGGACACTCGAACGAGACCTTCTATATCACCCGTGGGAACCAGCAATGGGTACTGCGCCGGCCACCACGCGGTCCCTTGCTGCCAACCGCCCATGATGTGTTGCGCGAATACCGCGTGCTGAAGGCGCTCAACACTAGCCCGGTGCCAACACCGCGCGTGCTTCTGGCGTGCGAGGATACGAGCGTGATCGGGGCCCCTTTTTATCTCATGGAGCGGGTCCACGGCTATATCATCCGCGACACGCTCCCGCCCTACGCCTCCGATGAGGCGGGTCGTCACGCTATTAGCCGGGCGTTGATCGACGCGCTGGTCGAGCTGCACTCGGTCGACTGGCAGGCTGTGGGTCTCGGGGACTTTGGCAGACCGAGCGGCTATCTGGAGCGCCAGCTGCGCCGCTGGATCGGTCAGCTAGAGCGCTCGCGCCAGCGCCCTCTGCCCGAGCTGGACATGGTGACGGAGTGGCTCAAGGCCCATCTGCCCGTCTCTGGACCATCGACCATTGTCCACGGCGACTATCGCCTCGATAACGTGATGTACGCCGAGCGCGAGCCGCGGGTGGTGGCAATCTTCGATTGGGAGATGGCGACGATCGGCGATCCGCTGGCCGATCTCGGTTACTTGCTCTCTTTCTGGCGCGAGCCTGGCGACCCACCGCCGGCCCTCGATACCGAGACCTGGCGCGTCATGGAGCAACCAGGTTTCATGACGCGCGCCGAGCTGAAGGAGTACTATGCTGAACGCAGCGGGCGCTCTGTGCGTGAGATGGACTTCTATGAAGCGCTGGCGATCTGGAAGCTAGCCATCCTGCTGGAGGGCAGCTACGCCCGCTATCGGGCCGGCACTACTGATGATCCTTTCTTTGAACAGTTGGAGGCCGGTATTCCAGCCCTGGCCCGACGAGCGCTGGAGGTCTGCCACCGTAGCAGCAGCGGAGGACGCTGA
- the prfA gene encoding peptide chain release factor 1, producing MDLMQKLESLANRYEELNTLMAQPEVLSNIPLLQRYGREQAELEEVVQKYYQLRTTLKELEEAEELERESDDPALRELAREEITRLKERRELLTEEVKLALLPKDAMDEKNAIVTIQGGAGGEEAALFAADLFRMYSRYAEQRRWKIEILDLNETDQGGIKDITFLVRGKGAYRRLKYEGGTHRVQRVPVTEANGRIHTSTAKVIVLPEADEEINIEIKESDIRIDVFRSTGHGGQSVNTTDSAVRITHLPTGLVVTCQDEKSQLKNKERALSVLKARLWDLEEARRQEELGKARRSQVQMGDRSEKIRTYNFPQDRVTDHRIGLTRYNLQGVLDGELDEFIDNLIAADQADRLQRLFAEEPAAVQ from the coding sequence ATGGATTTAATGCAGAAGCTTGAAAGTCTGGCCAATCGCTACGAGGAACTGAATACGCTCATGGCCCAGCCCGAGGTTCTGAGCAATATCCCTCTGCTCCAACGCTACGGGCGTGAGCAGGCCGAGTTAGAAGAAGTCGTTCAGAAATATTATCAGCTGCGCACAACGCTCAAAGAACTGGAGGAGGCCGAGGAGCTGGAGCGCGAAAGCGACGACCCCGCCCTGCGCGAGCTGGCGCGCGAGGAGATCACGCGCCTGAAAGAGCGCCGCGAGCTGCTGACCGAGGAGGTCAAGCTGGCCTTGCTGCCTAAAGATGCGATGGATGAGAAGAATGCCATCGTGACGATCCAGGGCGGCGCCGGCGGTGAGGAGGCCGCCCTTTTCGCTGCCGATCTCTTCCGCATGTATAGCCGCTACGCTGAGCAGCGCCGCTGGAAGATCGAGATTCTCGATCTGAACGAGACCGATCAGGGCGGGATCAAAGATATCACGTTTCTGGTGCGCGGCAAGGGGGCCTATCGCCGCTTGAAATACGAGGGCGGCACCCATCGCGTCCAGCGCGTTCCCGTGACAGAGGCCAATGGACGCATCCATACCTCTACAGCGAAGGTAATCGTGCTGCCCGAGGCCGATGAGGAGATTAACATCGAGATCAAGGAGAGCGATATCCGTATCGACGTCTTCCGCTCGACAGGCCACGGCGGCCAGAGCGTGAATACAACCGATTCGGCGGTGCGCATTACCCACCTGCCCACCGGCCTGGTGGTCACCTGCCAGGACGAGAAGTCGCAGCTGAAGAATAAGGAGCGAGCACTCTCAGTCTTGAAAGCTCGCCTCTGGGACCTGGAGGAGGCCCGCCGCCAGGAAGAGCTGGGGAAAGCGCGTCGCTCACAGGTGCAGATGGGCGACCGCAGCGAGAAGATCCGGACCTATAATTTCCCCCAGGACCGCGTGACCGACCACCGCATCGGTCTGACTCGCTATAATTTGCAAGGCGTGCTCGACGGCGAGCTGGACGAGTTTATCGATAATTTGATCGCCGCCGACCAGGCCGATCGCTTGCAGCGCCTCTTTGCTGAAGAGCCTGCCGCCGTCCAGTAA
- a CDS encoding histidine phosphatase family protein, producing MALLQDDPFLLRRSHAAELFLVRHGDALPPADELIPGGMYDDLPLSRKGQEQALALAERLASLEFAAIYSSPLRRCRETAAPLAERLGLTPIVVPDLQEIRLGTVRPLPAEHDNLELLARTLQERQMDIIRLAGAAGSWDAIEGSEPSKVFRARVVTALDAIAHAHLGRRVIAFVHGGVINAYVAEVLGLERDFFFPAANTSITVVRVAGSQRVLFALNDICHLQRR from the coding sequence ATGGCTTTGTTGCAGGATGATCCTTTTCTCTTGCGGCGCTCTCACGCCGCGGAGCTGTTCCTGGTTCGACATGGGGATGCGCTCCCCCCAGCCGATGAGCTGATCCCGGGCGGAATGTACGATGATCTGCCGCTCTCGCGCAAAGGTCAGGAGCAGGCCCTGGCCCTGGCCGAGCGCCTGGCCAGCCTGGAGTTCGCCGCGATCTATAGTAGCCCTCTGCGCCGCTGCCGGGAGACTGCCGCTCCTCTGGCCGAGCGCCTGGGCTTAACGCCCATTGTGGTCCCCGACTTGCAAGAGATCCGGCTCGGTACGGTCCGTCCACTACCCGCTGAGCACGATAATCTAGAGCTGCTGGCTCGCACGTTGCAAGAGCGCCAGATGGATATTATCCGCCTGGCCGGGGCCGCCGGCAGCTGGGATGCCATCGAGGGCAGCGAGCCGTCCAAGGTCTTCCGGGCCCGTGTGGTCACGGCGCTCGATGCCATCGCTCATGCCCACCTCGGGAGACGAGTGATCGCCTTTGTACACGGCGGCGTAATCAATGCCTACGTGGCCGAGGTCTTGGGTTTGGAGCGGGATTTCTTTTTCCCGGCGGCCAATACTTCAATTACGGTGGTGCGTGTGGCCGGCTCTCAGCGCGTGCTCTTCGCTCTAAACGATATCTGCCACCTGCAGAGGCGCTGA
- a CDS encoding YtxH domain-containing protein has translation MAKGNGFAPVTETLKEVRARTAEVARTGLSTVQDNVQTVLEPRRRRLLLKRLRRGLRSTSERAEDQLQQKRQALQRAWRDSRKPVERSLEEARREGSHLKNVLSEQFSLLLGALAAGLGLLQVAVERSMRDARGRLERARGNLAEARVAWQQERERRARRRQRARMLFRFGLLVGIVLALLFAPRPGQETRRRLGGYLRNVIAFFQSRPFVRSESETAEHVPLNVR, from the coding sequence ATGGCGAAAGGTAATGGCTTTGCGCCGGTAACAGAAACGCTCAAAGAAGTCCGTGCGCGTACCGCAGAAGTGGCGCGCACCGGCCTCTCAACTGTCCAGGATAATGTGCAGACCGTGCTGGAGCCGCGCCGTCGGCGTCTGCTCCTGAAGCGCCTGCGCCGGGGGCTGCGCAGCACCTCAGAGCGTGCCGAGGACCAGCTTCAGCAAAAGCGTCAGGCTCTGCAGCGTGCCTGGCGCGACAGCCGCAAACCAGTTGAGCGCTCCCTGGAGGAAGCTCGGCGGGAAGGCAGTCATCTCAAGAACGTGCTGAGTGAGCAGTTTAGCCTCCTGCTGGGAGCCTTAGCGGCGGGGCTGGGTCTTCTCCAGGTAGCCGTCGAGCGCAGCATGCGCGATGCGCGTGGCAGGCTGGAGCGCGCCCGAGGCAACCTGGCAGAGGCGCGCGTCGCCTGGCAGCAAGAGCGAGAACGACGGGCACGGAGGCGGCAGCGAGCGCGCATGCTCTTCCGCTTCGGCCTGCTGGTTGGTATCGTTCTAGCCCTCCTCTTTGCCCCACGGCCAGGTCAGGAGACACGGCGTCGCCTGGGTGGCTATCTCCGCAACGTAATTGCCTTTTTCCAGTCGCGACCATTTGTGCGCTCCGAGTCGGAGACCGCCGAGCACGTGCCGCTCAACGTTCGTTAA
- a CDS encoding pyridoxal-phosphate-dependent aminotransferase family protein, whose amino-acid sequence MTPLLPGQTSLIQSTFSELHPPYRLLLGPGPCNVDPRVLLAASAPQLGHLDPFLLDTLGAIANQLRQVFQTQNELTLCVSGSGFAGAEAVLCNLLEEGDTLIAGSLGFFSGKIAEIAQRIGARVILLESEPGQPLDPQQVAAAFARHPEAKLFATAIAETSTGLLQPLEELERITHAHEALFVVDAVSGLGGIPINVEQMKIDACYAGSQKCLGALPGLAPLTLNARAVEAIKRRRKPVQSYYLDLLALQRYWNGDHAYHHTACSNLLFTMHEALRIVLEEGLEARWQRHRLHGEALRAGLQALGLTLLPRPGYELPVLTAVRLPSSVSESLLRQQLLTGYSIEVGGGLGSLKGQLLRIGLMGYNACRKNVETVLAALEQLLPSYDWPVQAGAALTAAAAVYSKEERPSGDA is encoded by the coding sequence ATGACTCCACTACTGCCGGGTCAGACGTCTCTCATCCAGAGCACTTTCTCGGAACTTCATCCCCCCTATCGACTGTTGCTCGGGCCAGGACCCTGTAACGTTGATCCGCGCGTCCTGCTCGCAGCCTCCGCTCCGCAGCTGGGGCATCTCGATCCTTTTCTGCTTGACACACTCGGCGCCATCGCCAACCAGCTGCGCCAGGTTTTTCAGACACAGAATGAGCTGACGCTCTGTGTCTCTGGCTCAGGCTTTGCAGGCGCAGAGGCTGTGCTCTGCAATCTGCTAGAGGAGGGTGATACGCTCATCGCTGGAAGCCTGGGCTTCTTCAGTGGAAAGATTGCAGAAATCGCCCAGCGGATCGGGGCCCGGGTGATTCTGCTGGAGAGCGAGCCGGGGCAGCCGCTCGATCCGCAGCAAGTGGCCGCAGCGTTTGCCAGGCATCCCGAGGCGAAGCTGTTCGCCACGGCCATTGCGGAGACCTCCACGGGCCTGCTCCAGCCTTTGGAAGAGCTGGAGCGCATCACACATGCCCACGAGGCGCTCTTCGTCGTCGACGCGGTCTCGGGTCTGGGGGGCATCCCCATCAATGTCGAGCAGATGAAGATCGACGCTTGCTACGCGGGCAGCCAGAAATGCCTCGGCGCCCTCCCTGGCCTGGCCCCGCTGACCCTGAACGCGCGCGCTGTTGAGGCAATCAAGCGGCGCCGCAAACCGGTACAGAGCTATTATCTTGATCTGCTGGCTCTCCAGCGCTATTGGAACGGCGATCATGCCTATCATCACACGGCCTGCAGCAATCTACTCTTCACTATGCATGAGGCTTTACGTATTGTGCTTGAAGAGGGGCTTGAGGCCCGCTGGCAGCGTCACCGCCTTCATGGGGAGGCGCTACGCGCTGGTTTACAGGCCCTGGGCCTTACCCTGCTACCCCGCCCCGGCTACGAGCTCCCCGTGCTGACCGCCGTTCGCCTCCCTTCCTCGGTCTCCGAGAGCCTGCTGCGCCAGCAACTGCTGACCGGGTACAGTATCGAGGTCGGCGGCGGCCTCGGCTCCCTGAAAGGGCAGCTGCTCCGTATCGGATTGATGGGCTACAACGCCTGCCGTAAGAATGTTGAGACGGTACTGGCGGCCCTTGAGCAACTCTTGCCCTCATACGATTGGCCGGTCCAGGCCGGGGCAGCTCTGACCGCCGCCGCCGCGGTCTACAGCAAAGAAGAACGACCATCCGGGGACGCCTGA
- a CDS encoding ATP-dependent Clp protease ATP-binding subunit produces the protein MKCERCHKNNASISVDLLVEGRHERHYLCQQCVDELMRSSMNQAGNFFGQGFPAAAFGFFNGHEAANGRGTRTAERQANGNSKTPTLDQYGRDITAEAAQGKLDPAVGRERELRRLITVLGRRQKNNPVLIGEPGVGKTAIVEDLARRIHAGNVPAPLRNKRIVALNIGGMIAGAMFRGQFEQRMKAILDELRQAPDVILFIDELHTVVGAGAAEGAVGASDMLKPALARGEIRCIGATTLDEYRKYIEKDAALERRFQPIMVDEPSVEEAIAMLRAVRPNYEAHHGVTIPDESIETAVKLSDRYINDRFLPDKAIDVMDEAASALRLEALEKGIVSPAMITELEQQLADIQAKKEAAANAEDYERAALLRQQELLTLQKLEKARSEADASFQLIVTPELIAQVVENWTGVPVTQMMESERQNLRDLEERLRRHVIGQDEAISAVARAIRRSRAGLKDPKRPIGSFLFLGPTGVGKTELARALARELFGGEENMIRLDMSEYMEPHTVSRLFGSPPGYVGYEEGGQLTEQVRRRPYSVILLDEVEKAHPEVFNALLQILDDGRLTDGQGRTVDFKNTVLIMTSNAGTNELRKAARIGFMPITGSGERAEQYEAMREKALEGLKQMFRPEFLNRIDQIVVFHSLGKDELYRIVDLMLDQVRERLREQKIELVISDEVREFLLREGYDEEYGARPLRRAIQTHIDDTLADALLNGEIAAGQTVRLVLRDGRVVAEAAVPESEPAA, from the coding sequence ATGAAGTGTGAGCGATGTCATAAAAACAATGCCAGCATCTCCGTCGATCTGCTCGTGGAAGGGCGCCATGAGCGGCATTATCTCTGCCAGCAGTGTGTCGATGAGTTGATGCGCTCATCGATGAACCAGGCGGGGAACTTCTTCGGGCAGGGTTTCCCCGCGGCGGCCTTTGGCTTCTTCAACGGCCATGAGGCGGCCAACGGGCGCGGGACCAGGACCGCCGAGCGTCAGGCGAACGGCAACAGCAAGACGCCGACGCTGGACCAGTACGGTCGGGACATTACGGCGGAGGCGGCACAGGGGAAGCTTGATCCGGCGGTTGGACGTGAGCGCGAGCTGCGCCGTTTGATCACCGTCCTGGGTCGCCGGCAGAAGAATAACCCGGTGCTGATTGGCGAGCCAGGCGTGGGGAAAACGGCGATTGTCGAGGATCTGGCGCGGCGCATCCATGCGGGTAACGTTCCTGCCCCGTTGCGCAACAAGCGTATTGTGGCGCTCAACATCGGCGGCATGATCGCCGGGGCGATGTTCCGCGGGCAGTTTGAGCAGCGCATGAAGGCGATCCTTGATGAGCTGCGGCAGGCGCCGGATGTGATCCTCTTCATCGATGAGCTACATACCGTTGTCGGAGCGGGTGCGGCGGAGGGCGCGGTCGGTGCCTCGGATATGCTGAAGCCGGCGCTGGCGCGCGGTGAGATCCGCTGTATCGGTGCGACGACACTTGATGAATATCGCAAATATATTGAGAAGGATGCGGCTCTGGAGCGCCGCTTCCAGCCGATCATGGTCGATGAGCCGTCGGTTGAGGAGGCCATCGCCATGCTGCGCGCCGTGCGGCCCAACTATGAGGCTCATCATGGCGTGACTATCCCGGATGAGTCAATCGAGACGGCGGTCAAGCTCTCCGATCGCTATATCAACGATCGCTTCCTGCCCGATAAGGCCATCGACGTCATGGATGAAGCTGCTTCGGCCCTGCGTCTGGAGGCCCTGGAGAAGGGCATCGTCAGCCCGGCGATGATTACGGAGCTGGAGCAGCAGTTGGCCGATATCCAGGCCAAGAAGGAGGCGGCGGCTAACGCCGAGGACTATGAGCGCGCAGCCCTCTTGCGCCAGCAGGAGCTACTGACGCTGCAGAAGCTGGAGAAGGCTCGTTCCGAGGCGGATGCCTCGTTCCAGCTGATCGTGACTCCGGAGCTTATCGCTCAGGTGGTCGAGAACTGGACGGGTGTACCGGTGACGCAGATGATGGAGAGCGAGCGCCAGAATCTGCGCGATCTGGAGGAGCGCCTGCGCAGACACGTCATTGGCCAGGACGAGGCCATCAGCGCGGTGGCTCGGGCCATCCGTCGCTCACGGGCCGGATTGAAAGATCCGAAGAGACCAATTGGTTCCTTCCTCTTCCTTGGCCCGACGGGCGTTGGTAAGACCGAGCTGGCCCGTGCTCTGGCGCGTGAGCTGTTCGGTGGCGAGGAGAATATGATCCGCCTCGACATGTCGGAGTACATGGAGCCGCATACGGTCTCGCGCCTCTTCGGTAGCCCGCCTGGCTATGTGGGCTATGAGGAAGGCGGCCAGTTGACCGAGCAGGTGCGGCGTCGCCCCTACAGCGTGATCCTGCTGGACGAGGTGGAGAAGGCCCATCCCGAGGTCTTCAATGCCTTGCTGCAGATCCTGGACGATGGTCGCCTGACCGATGGTCAGGGGCGCACCGTGGACTTCAAGAATACGGTGCTGATCATGACCAGCAACGCTGGTACCAATGAGCTGAGGAAGGCGGCTCGCATCGGCTTCATGCCGATCACTGGCAGCGGTGAGCGCGCGGAGCAGTACGAGGCAATGCGCGAGAAGGCTCTTGAGGGCCTGAAGCAGATGTTCCGGCCCGAGTTCCTCAACCGTATTGACCAGATCGTTGTCTTCCATTCGCTGGGCAAGGACGAGCTGTATCGCATCGTCGATCTGATGCTGGATCAGGTGCGAGAGCGCCTGCGCGAGCAGAAGATCGAGCTGGTGATCAGCGATGAGGTGCGCGAGTTCTTGCTGCGCGAAGGCTACGACGAGGAGTACGGTGCGCGTCCTCTGCGCCGCGCTATTCAGACGCACATCGATGATACGCTGGCCGATGCCCTGTTGAACGGTGAGATCGCTGCGGGCCAGACGGTGCGCCTGGTGCTGCGCGATGGCCGCGTGGTGGCCGAGGCAGCGGTTCCTGAGTCTGAGCCCGCTGCCTGA
- a CDS encoding HAD family hydrolase — translation MRLEQPQAIRTIFFDAGQTLLQPYPSVVEICQQVCQRAGLDVDLPRLKQGLIEAEDFFYRQVRLDRHTWASEQAINELWLGYYVSMLRQAVDERREQRLYELARAITEEFAAHTSWEVFPDVVPTLEVLQHHHYTLGVISDWGISLGSILHRHRLTRFFDCVIISAVARYAKPSTLLYETALKRANAIADYTLHIGDSYIHDVLGARSAGITPVLLDRSHRLRSSDVDCLLIHSLTDLLTLLELPGARQGRPSAEEATPALQSTRSDQNGAQQPPDKSSRQR, via the coding sequence ATGCGTCTTGAGCAACCCCAGGCAATCCGCACGATTTTCTTTGATGCTGGTCAGACGCTCCTGCAACCCTACCCTTCTGTTGTCGAAATCTGCCAGCAGGTCTGCCAGCGGGCTGGCCTGGACGTTGATCTGCCACGCCTCAAGCAGGGCCTGATCGAGGCGGAAGACTTCTTCTACCGCCAGGTCCGCCTGGATCGCCATACCTGGGCCAGCGAGCAGGCCATCAATGAGCTGTGGCTGGGTTACTACGTCAGTATGCTTCGCCAGGCCGTCGATGAGCGCAGAGAGCAGCGCCTCTACGAGCTGGCACGAGCCATCACGGAGGAGTTTGCGGCACATACGAGCTGGGAAGTCTTTCCCGACGTCGTGCCCACGCTGGAGGTACTGCAACACCATCACTATACGCTTGGCGTGATCTCAGACTGGGGCATCAGCCTCGGCTCCATCCTGCATCGTCACCGCCTGACGCGCTTCTTCGACTGCGTGATCATCTCAGCTGTTGCCCGCTACGCCAAGCCATCGACATTGCTCTATGAAACGGCGCTAAAGCGGGCCAATGCTATTGCTGATTACACGTTGCACATCGGCGACTCCTACATCCATGATGTGCTCGGCGCTCGCTCTGCGGGCATTACACCTGTGCTGCTCGATCGCTCCCATCGCCTGCGCAGCAGTGATGTCGACTGCCTTCTCATACACTCGCTGACAGACCTGCTGACGCTGCTCGAGCTGCCAGGCGCTCGCCAAGGAAGGCCCAGCGCCGAAGAGGCTACGCCTGCCCTGCAGTCCACGAGGAGTGACCAGAATGGAGCCCAGCAGCCGCCTGACAAATCGTCTCGACAGAGATAG
- a CDS encoding NUDIX hydrolase — translation MGEQNEQMSSGQSQTPSAEAQAHHYDPSKYERPSVTVDVVMMSIRQSDLQVLLVKRRSWPYEGMWAIPGGFVHIDESLEDAAKRELHEETGVQDVYLEQLYTFGDPGRDPRMRVITVVYYALLDSERLQVRAADDASDVGWFSMYNLPELAFDHAKILAYTLQRIRGKLEYTTIAFNLLPEQFTLRELQRVYEIILHRKLDKRNFRKKILSTGILEDTGAKKMEGTHRPARLYRFNPAAVARQ, via the coding sequence ATGGGTGAGCAGAACGAGCAGATGAGCAGTGGGCAGAGCCAGACACCGAGTGCAGAGGCCCAGGCCCATCATTATGATCCCTCGAAGTATGAGCGGCCATCGGTGACCGTTGACGTGGTGATGATGAGCATTCGCCAATCCGATCTGCAAGTGCTGCTGGTCAAGCGGCGCTCCTGGCCGTATGAGGGGATGTGGGCTATTCCGGGTGGCTTTGTACATATTGATGAGTCGCTGGAGGATGCAGCCAAGCGTGAGCTGCATGAGGAGACAGGCGTCCAGGACGTCTATCTGGAGCAGCTCTATACCTTTGGCGATCCTGGACGCGATCCGCGCATGCGGGTGATCACGGTCGTTTACTACGCACTTCTCGATTCGGAGCGCTTGCAGGTACGCGCAGCGGATGATGCCAGTGATGTCGGCTGGTTTTCCATGTACAATCTGCCGGAGCTGGCTTTTGATCACGCCAAGATTCTGGCCTACACGCTCCAGCGGATTCGGGGCAAGCTGGAGTATACGACCATCGCCTTTAACTTGCTACCGGAGCAGTTCACGCTGCGCGAGCTGCAGCGCGTTTACGAAATCATTCTTCACCGCAAGTTGGACAAGCGTAATTTCCGCAAGAAGATTCTCTCCACCGGTATTCTGGAGGATACGGGGGCCAAGAAAATGGAAGGAACCCACCGACCCGCCCGCCTCTATCGTTTCAATCCGGCGGCAGTCGCGCGCCAGTAG